The genomic region GGGAATGCCAATCAGCCCCTTGAGCTGTTCGACCTGGCGGATTGCCAGCAGGGCACCTTCCATGTCGCTCGCATAGTCACAGATCGGATCCAGCAGCTGGGCGATCCGGGCCAGCTTGGCCTCGCGCTGCGGCAAGTTGTACTTCATCACGTAAGGCAGCAATAAGCCGTTACCGCCCCCGTGGCTACAGTGCACGCGGCCGCCGATGGGGTACTCAAGTGCATGAACGACCGCCACGCCGCAGTTGGAAAAGGCCATACCGGCCAGCGATGCAGCCAGCGCCATCTTCTCGCGCGCCTCGCGATTGTGCGGCTCGTGAACGGCCGCCGGAAGATATCGCCCGACCAGTGCGATCGCCTCTTCGGCAAACAGTTCGCCGATCGGCGTGCTGCCGCTGTACGGAATCGCCTCGCCTGGTTCAGCGGCAATCTCCGACGATTCTTTCGACAGATACGCTTCGACGGCATGCGTCAGCGCGTCGATGCCGCTGTCGGCCGTGACTTGTTTGGGGCAGCTGAAGGTCAGCTCAGGATCGACAATCGCCAGATCAGGCCGCATGAATTGGCTGAGGATGCTGACCTTCATGCTTGTCCCACGATCGGTTAACACGGCCGACTGCGAGACCTCGCTGCCGGTGCCGGCGGTCGTCGGCATCGCGATGACGGGGATGATCTGCGAAGGAACGTTGTTCCAGCCGAAGTAATCTTGTGGCTGGCCACCGTGCGTCGCGAGTACGGCGGTAACCTTGGCCAGGTCGATATTGCTTCCGCCACCCAGCCCAAGGATGGCATCGGGCTCGAAGGTACCGGCCATCAGCGCTGCGTTCTTGGCGATCTCTAAATCTGGCTCGGCGACACTGCCGTCGAACACTTCCACCTGAACGCCATGTTCGGTCAGGTCTTCGACCAGCGGCTGCACCATGCCCAGACCGGAAAGGGTGGCATCAGTGATGATCTGAACTTTACGATACCGACGGCGAGCGGCATGCTTGCCCAGTTCGTGTCGAGATCCACATCCAAAGGTAAATTGTCCGGCGGAGAAGAAGCTCCAGGATTGTGCCATTTGTAGAATCCGGTCCCCTCGCCCCTTCGGGGAGAGAGCTAGGGTGAGGGGTGATCAGGTAGGTCGGTTGAAAAGTTCGAGAGGCTTGTGCAACGAGCGAAGATCGCGTCATAGCTTTCTGATGGGTAAGGCCCGTTTATTTCGTCCCTCACCCTAACCCTCTCCCCTCAGGGGAGAGGGAACAAGATGCAAGGGCTTAACCTTGTTTGGCCATCAGGCGTTCCAGGTACTTGGCTACCAGCGTGGCGTCGTCCGATGCGACCAAATGATCGATCTGGGCTTTGGGGACTTCCAGCTTTTCGAGGTGGCCGATGATCCGCTTCCAGACGGTAGCTCGTTTCTTACCTTCGGCGAGATACAACTCCGTGATATTTTCCTGGAGCTTTTGCGTCGCGATGGCGTCTTTGTTGTCGTAGTAACGCTTGATGATATTTTGCTGATGTTTGGTGTAGGACTTAGCCATCCGGGCATCCTTTTCGCATTCAAGAAAGCAAATAAGACCGCAAACAGGTGCGGCCGAAAATTCATCGTGACAGAGTCAACGAAACCTGTAAAGCGATCGGCTTTCCAGCCGGTCGAATTCCAGCAAATTTGCCCATAGTATCAGTGCTGGCATCAGCACCTCGGGGCCCCTCGCCCCCTTGGGGAGAGGGTTAGGGGCGAACTGAGTGCCCGCATTGCAATCCTGACCGAAGCCCTCTCCCTTCATAAAGGGAGAGGGCGACTGGAAAGAACTATTCGCCGCAGCAGGGGCAGCGCTCCGGCACAATCACCAGCAGCGTAGCGCTGTACTTGGTGGCGTCGTAGCCATCGCCGTTGGCCTCGGGCTGTTCGACATGAGCGACCACTAGAAACTGGTCGCCGCTCTTCGGTGTGAAGCTGGCTTCGCCTTGGTCGTTCGTCTTGCGCTCGTACGTTTCATCGAAACCTTCCTTCAAGGTTTCGCGGCGTGGAATGAACGAGACGACCGTGTCCTTCAGCGGCTTGCCATGGAACATCAGCTTCACAGCAATCGGCTTGCCAGGGCCCAGTGGCGCGACAGGATTTTCCGTCGGCACCAATTCCAGGTCATGCCCCAGCGGCTTGTCGAAGCCCGTCAGGTCGCTGGGTACCTGGGCCAGGCTATCGCTGACGATGAAGAACGTCTTGCCGCTCTTCACGCTGCGTACCGGGTGGCCGTGGTTCACGATCGAGTCGCGCGTGTGCGAGACGGTATATAGTCCGGCACCGTCGGCGACATACTTCGCGTTCCAGAAACCTTCTTTGGGTG from Blastopirellula marina harbors:
- a CDS encoding iron-containing alcohol dehydrogenase, with translation MAQSWSFFSAGQFTFGCGSRHELGKHAARRRYRKVQIITDATLSGLGMVQPLVEDLTEHGVQVEVFDGSVAEPDLEIAKNAALMAGTFEPDAILGLGGGSNIDLAKVTAVLATHGGQPQDYFGWNNVPSQIIPVIAMPTTAGTGSEVSQSAVLTDRGTSMKVSILSQFMRPDLAIVDPELTFSCPKQVTADSGIDALTHAVEAYLSKESSEIAAEPGEAIPYSGSTPIGELFAEEAIALVGRYLPAAVHEPHNREAREKMALAASLAGMAFSNCGVAVVHALEYPIGGRVHCSHGGGNGLLLPYVMKYNLPQREAKLARIAQLLDPICDYASDMEGALLAIRQVEQLKGLIGIPEKLSAYGVTEEMLPGFADKSFAITRLMNINPRTPTRDDLLQILTDAL
- a CDS encoding DUF4198 domain-containing protein, which gives rise to MKRILTAALLLAVMATSAMAHDTWVETNTGIVRTGDAIYVDLKLGNHGNEHRDFKMASKANPADGTWDVIAPDGTKFDLTSVAVDLGYAPKEGFWNAKYVADGAGLYTVSHTRDSIVNHGHPVRSVKSGKTFFIVSDSLAQVPSDLTGFDKPLGHDLELVPTENPVAPLGPGKPIAVKLMFHGKPLKDTVVSFIPRRETLKEGFDETYERKTNDQGEASFTPKSGDQFLVVAHVEQPEANGDGYDATKYSATLLVIVPERCPCCGE